The following proteins come from a genomic window of Pedobacter faecalis:
- a CDS encoding class I SAM-dependent methyltransferase translates to MNTKQAYNIWAAQYDTNDNKTRDLEGLALKICLASIPFNKVLEIGCGTGKNTEWLMERAALITAVDFSEQMLARAKDKISSNRVEFKQADITSKWNFRDGLYDLVTFSLVLEHIDNLDYIFNQAAKSLNSGGYVYVGELHPFKQYEGTRARFETEEGRQEVDAFNHNVSDFIQAGKKHGLALVDLEEYFDNNNRTVIPRILTILLKKV, encoded by the coding sequence ATGAATACCAAACAGGCATATAACATCTGGGCTGCTCAGTACGATACGAACGACAATAAAACGCGCGACCTTGAAGGCTTGGCCTTGAAGATTTGTCTAGCCAGTATTCCGTTCAACAAAGTATTGGAAATTGGCTGCGGTACTGGCAAGAATACGGAATGGCTTATGGAAAGAGCGGCGCTGATTACGGCGGTCGACTTCTCCGAGCAGATGCTGGCGCGGGCCAAAGACAAGATCAGTTCAAACCGTGTGGAATTTAAACAGGCGGATATTACTTCGAAATGGAATTTCAGGGACGGACTCTACGACCTGGTAACCTTTAGCCTGGTTTTGGAACATATCGATAACCTGGATTATATTTTTAATCAGGCCGCTAAATCATTAAACTCCGGTGGATATGTTTATGTAGGCGAACTGCATCCGTTTAAGCAGTACGAAGGGACCCGTGCCCGGTTTGAAACGGAAGAAGGCCGGCAGGAGGTTGATGCATTTAATCATAATGTGTCTGATTTTATACAGGCGGGCAAAAAACATGGACTTGCCCTGGTAGATCTCGAGGAATATTTTGATAACAACAACCGCACGGTTATACCAAGGATTTTGACGATCTTGTTGAAGAAAGTTTAG
- a CDS encoding VOC family protein, protein MAQSTQKKVAVKLNHIAVYVADLQKATDFYKNVFDLEIIPEPFKDNRHTWFTLGPAGQLHLIQGAKPDQVHDKNEHLCFSVASMDSFVKALDKMGVKYENWAGKLSTVTKRPDGIQQIYFKDPDGHWLEVNDDH, encoded by the coding sequence ATGGCGCAATCCACCCAAAAGAAAGTAGCAGTAAAGCTAAACCACATTGCTGTCTATGTGGCAGATCTGCAAAAAGCTACCGACTTCTATAAAAACGTATTCGATCTGGAGATTATCCCGGAGCCTTTTAAAGACAACAGGCATACCTGGTTTACGTTGGGCCCGGCCGGACAGCTTCATTTAATTCAGGGCGCAAAGCCAGATCAGGTGCATGATAAAAACGAGCATCTTTGTTTCAGTGTAGCTTCGATGGACAGCTTTGTAAAGGCACTCGATAAAATGGGTGTAAAGTATGAGAACTGGGCAGGTAAGCTGAGCACTGTTACCAAAAGGCCCGATGGCATACAGCAGATCTATTTTAAAGATCCCGACGGCCACTGGCTTGAGGTTAACGACGATCACTGA
- a CDS encoding GNAT family N-acetyltransferase, with the protein MEIAEDGFIFSDDKNRIDLLAVHQYLSKESYWAKNIPSEVVQRSIENSLCFGIYKEAQQIGFARWITDRATFGYLADVYILTEYRGLGLSKKLMSLMLFHPDLQGLRRYMLGTLDAHGLYAQFGFKAVEHPERLMAIVIADAYKQAGDQ; encoded by the coding sequence ATGGAAATAGCAGAAGACGGTTTCATATTTTCTGATGACAAGAACCGGATCGACCTCCTGGCAGTGCATCAGTACCTGTCCAAAGAATCGTACTGGGCTAAAAACATCCCCTCGGAAGTCGTGCAGCGATCCATCGAAAATTCCTTATGTTTCGGCATTTACAAAGAAGCCCAGCAGATAGGATTTGCCCGATGGATTACAGACCGGGCTACATTCGGTTATCTCGCCGATGTTTATATCCTGACGGAATATCGTGGTTTGGGGCTATCCAAGAAACTAATGTCGCTGATGCTGTTCCATCCAGACCTGCAAGGTCTCAGAAGATACATGCTGGGTACTTTAGATGCGCACGGGCTTTACGCACAGTTTGGATTTAAAGCGGTAGAGCATCCCGAAAGGTTAATGGCAATCGTTATAGCCGACGCTTATAAACAGGCTGGCGATCAGTGA